Proteins co-encoded in one Acidovorax sp. 69 genomic window:
- a CDS encoding K+/H+ antiporter subunit F: protein MTPVLDWALPVALFMLALAMGCALIRLLKGPSAQDRVLALDCMYLSGMLVMLVLGLLYGSKNYFEAALLLALFSFVGSMAMAKFLLRGEVIE, encoded by the coding sequence ATGACCCCTGTGCTTGATTGGGCCTTGCCGGTGGCGCTGTTCATGCTCGCACTGGCCATGGGCTGCGCCCTGATCCGTCTGCTCAAAGGGCCCTCGGCGCAGGACCGTGTGCTGGCGCTCGACTGCATGTACCTGAGCGGCATGCTGGTGATGCTGGTGCTGGGCCTGCTGTACGGCAGCAAAAACTATTTCGAGGCCGCACTGCTGCTGGCACTGTTCAGCTTTGTCGGCTCCATGGCCATGGCCAAGTTTCTGCTGCGCGGCGAGGTGATCGAATGA
- a CDS encoding Na+/H+ antiporter subunit E, producing MTKPRNPAAPGDQAPLPRPHWLRRVVPAPLLSLALLGLWLLLNRSLSAGHFVLGSVLAVAIPLLTAGLRPLPVRIRKPGTVLRLALAVVADTVQSNLAIARLLLTPGHRRHPAGFVHIPLDVRDPNALAVLAMIVCITPGTAWAEISLDRSMLLLHVLELDDADAIAAAVKQRYERPLMEIFE from the coding sequence ATGACCAAGCCCCGCAACCCTGCTGCCCCGGGTGACCAGGCCCCGCTGCCGCGCCCCCACTGGCTGCGGCGGGTGGTGCCAGCTCCGCTGCTCTCGCTCGCACTGCTGGGCCTGTGGCTGCTGCTCAACCGAAGCCTGAGCGCGGGCCACTTCGTACTGGGCTCCGTGCTGGCGGTGGCCATCCCGCTGCTCACCGCAGGGCTGCGCCCGCTGCCGGTGCGCATCCGCAAACCGGGCACCGTGTTGCGCCTGGCGCTCGCGGTAGTGGCCGACACGGTGCAGTCCAACCTGGCCATAGCGCGGCTGCTGCTGACACCCGGCCACCGGCGGCACCCGGCGGGTTTTGTGCACATTCCGCTCGATGTGCGCGACCCCAATGCGCTGGCCGTGCTGGCGATGATCGTGTGCATCACGCCTGGCACAGCCTGGGCCGAAATATCGCTGGACCGCAGCATGCTGCTGCTGCACGTGCTGGAGCTGGACGACGCCGACGCCATCGCTGCGGCAGTGAAACAGCGCTACGAGCGCCCCCTCATGGAGATATTCGAATGA
- the mnhG gene encoding monovalent cation/H(+) antiporter subunit G yields MTEAATTAVLPLWLEIIVALLVLAGAALALLGSIGLLRLPTFFERVHAPSIIATLGCWLIMHGTVLYFSVADGGLALHALLIAVFVAITVPVMSIFLMRAALFRARQAGQDVPPSLSQPRVSTETKDS; encoded by the coding sequence ATGACCGAAGCCGCCACCACCGCTGTTCTTCCGCTGTGGCTCGAAATCATCGTGGCCTTGCTAGTGCTGGCGGGTGCTGCGCTTGCTCTGCTCGGCTCCATCGGCTTGCTGCGCTTGCCCACTTTTTTTGAACGCGTGCACGCCCCATCCATCATTGCCACACTGGGCTGCTGGCTGATCATGCATGGCACGGTGCTGTACTTCTCGGTGGCCGATGGTGGCCTGGCGCTGCATGCGCTGCTGATCGCGGTGTTCGTGGCGATCACAGTGCCGGTGATGTCGATCTTCCTGATGCGCGCGGCGCTGTTCCGTGCGCGGCAGGCGGGGCAGGATGTACCGCCCAGCCTGAGTCAACCGCGCGTGAGCACAGAAACCAAAGACTCCTGA